From the genome of Canis lupus familiaris isolate Mischka breed German Shepherd chromosome 20, alternate assembly UU_Cfam_GSD_1.0, whole genome shotgun sequence:
TAACCCGAGGCTGGTTAAGGCTCAAGTGGCCTTCCTCAGCTGCCTGTAGAACTCCTCCCCTGGTTCCACTTGGAGCTGGGAGGTGGCAGCCAGCTTCAATGAGCACACATCGCGAACCACTGGCCGGGAGAGGGAGGCCCGGGCAAGCCCATGCTCCACACTTGCTGTCCTGGCTTGGAAGCACAGGGCCCACCCCGGGGCGGGCTTTAGGCCCCTTGAGAAGCAGGAGTGTGGGTGCTGGGGCCCCAAGAGAGGAGCCCCCAGCGGAGAGCGATGCTCACAAGGGataaatagaactttattttaaataaacatttgcacTCTGTACACAGCCCCAGCAGACATAGGGCTCAGTCATCAGCTGTCTTGCGCACGTCAAAGCTGCCACAGGGCCCACGCAGCAGCTCCGCCAGCAGGGCCAGCAGCTGCCCATGCTCCTGCTGCACGCCAGGTGGCAGAGCGGCCAGCTCGCTGCGCAGGCTCCGCTCCACCATGCGGCCCAGGGCCCGGCGCAGCTCCCTCAGCAGCCGCACGGTGCGGGAGTCGCCCTCCAGCCTCAGCAGGTCGCTGTCACTCAGTGAGATGGTGGCCCGGCGCCCATCAtctgggagagggaggaagaggcagcagAGAGCCAAGTGAGGCCAGCCCCCAAGGATACGGGCTAGCCTCCACGGCAGCAGGGTGGGGAGTGTGCAAGTACCCAGTACCCACCACGGATGTGGACATCTCCGTCGGTCAGCAGCAGCACGGCCAATGGGTGAACCTGGGAGGAGTCCCGGACGAAGACACTGCCATTGGACTTGACAGCCATGAAATACGTCAGCCATCGGCTCCGGAGCCGCGTGGCCTCCCTGGGGAATAGAGGGTGGGGTGAGCCCACCCTTCTGGACCAGGCCAGCCCAGCCACTCCTCTGcgccccacctgcctcccacctgTTAATGGTCGACTTGTGCAGCAAGATGTTGCCTGATTTGGTCCTGTAAGTGACGCTGTTAGGCTTGAACTTGCCCTGCCGGGTCACCTTGCCCTGCCTCACCTATGAGGGTAAAAAGAGATGGGCGGGCTGAGTGAAGAGCTGGGGGTGgaaggggggctgggggcagccagGCCCTCCCTGGAGGCAGCACCTGGATGAGGTTGGGGTAGAGGCCTGCCATGAGCACGCCCTTCACCAGCTCCTCCTCTTCGCTGTACTCGTTGcactgggcagaggccagggtgcAGTCTGAGGGCTTCCCCACCAGGAAAGCCTCGTAAATGTTCTCTGAGAACTGCTTGATGAGTCCTGGGAAGGTGAAGGCGGGCTAAGCCACAAGGCTGGGGACCCACAAGCTGGGCCTTGGCCCAGTGCGGCAGAGGGCGGTTGGTGGAGGCCGGGGCATCCCACTGACCGTGGATGAAGCGCAGGCTGGGTGCATAGAGCAGGTTCTCTTCCAGATAGTTCTCACGGGAGCTGCGGTCCTGCCAGCGCAGCACCTCCTCCCAGCCGGCTACAGCACGCACAAAGGCCAGGTGGTCACTCCCACTGTCGTGGCTCAACAGTGCCTTCACCTGGGAGGGAGTAGGAGGGGGTGCCAGGGTCACAGGCTGAGAGGGCCAGGGGTAGCTGCTTCAGGacccagggtgggggaggggctggggctgacCTTATCCACTTCCGCCCGGTTCTGCAGGCTACTGCTGAAGGGGTCCCGGGTGAGGCAGGAAACAACCACCAGCAGCGGGTGCAGGCAGCGGAAGATGGCGGCCAGCACTATGGCCTTGGCCAGCCGGGGGTCGGTGGAGATGTGGGCCAGGCGCTGCCCCAGGGTGGTCAGGTACTCCCGCTGGTCCAGCACTCCTGCAACAGCTCAGCTGTCAGTCTCCCTTGAGAGCCGACGAGCAGCAgcccggccctgccccgccccactCACCGATCTCCTGGAGCAAGATCACAGCCTCATCCACTGCCTTAATGTTCGGACTGTCCACGGCCTTGGAAAGGAACTCCACCGCCTATAGCAAGAACCAGCCAGACCCACCATGAGCCCCGCATCCCGCCCGTCCCTAACCAAGCCCAGCCCTTGCCCAGCCCCGCCTCTGGCGCACCGTCTTCTCAGGCATGTGGATCTTGGCTTGTAGCACCAGGTTCTCCAGGGGAGTGCGGAGAATCTCCGGCACTTGGAAAGGGACCATTTTCTCCAGCCGGCTCCGTGGGAATAGGTGGTAAGCAAAGCCTGACTGGCAgcggcccgcccggccccggcgctGGATCACGTTAGCTCGGGACACCCACACGGTCTCCAGGCAGGACACCTGAGGGAGGGGGCGGGTAAGTGGCCGTGCCGATGCCAACAGGCCTTCCTTGGTGCTCCCCCTCGCTGGCCTTCGCCTCACTCAACCCCTCAACACTCCCCGCCCCCACAACAGGGACACCGAGAGCCCACGAATATGGCCTTCTCCAGACACACAGGGCTGGGCCGAGGCAGATCTGGGCTACGGGCCACCTCGGAATGTGTAGCTCTTCCCCCAGGGGCCGGCTGGGCTTAGGAGAGGGGTGCCACCTTGGTCTTCAGATCATAGCGCTCCTCTTTGTGCAGACCACTGTCCACCACGTGCACGATGTCATTGACCGTGATCGACGTCTCCGCGATGTTGGTGGCCAAGACAATCTTGCGTACCCCAACTGGCGGCTGCTGGAATATGGCCTTCTGGTCCATCATGGGGATGTTGGAGTGCACTGGTGGGTGGCAAGAACATGCCAGTTATGGGCACTGCTCCTGCTCCCTGTGATGAGCGCACAGGGCAAGGATTTGGACCCCATCTtgatgaaactgaggcccagatcaAAACTATGCCTGGGAAAGGTGGAAAAGCCAGCACAAGTAGGGCAGCCTGGTCAGAAATCCAGGCACCTTGAGTCCCAACTGGCTGAGTCCCCAGGCCAGAGGGCAGGACTGGTGTCCAGGGGCCGTCACGCCTCACTTGCACCCATGCTCTCACCTGGCAGGATGAGGTACTTGCTCTCGTGCATGCCCAGGGCCTCCTGGAGGCGTTGCTGCACTCCTTTGATCTCCTGCCAACCAGGCAGGAAGCAGAGGATCCCACCTGTAAAGGGGCCCTACAGGCATGAGCTGTCACTCTCGGCAGGTGGAGGTCGGGGGGcaaagggcagaggggaaagcaccCACCTGGTTCCCCTCGGGCATCGATGTGCAGAACCAGATCAGTCACGAGGTCCAAATCCAGTGCACACTCATCCTCAGactgaggggtggggtgggggtggggggggaagaggCCACAGTCACAGCCCCAGGGCAAGGCACTCAACAAGTCACCCCCAACCCTCATCAAACCCTTGCCCAGAAGCCATGGTTTCCTGTTTCTATCccagaaactgaggcttggcaGCATGAACTCACCCTAGGCCACTGCACcaaagggacagggaggagggaaaCCCAgaagggggctggggggtggggggggacagcgAGCAGGTGCCCTCACCTCGTGGTGCCGATGCCGGTGTGGGTACTGGTGCTTGCCCAGCTTGGCCAGGATGTCCTCCAAGTAGTGCTCCTTGACCGGGTACATGAAGCCCGGCACCTTGATGACAGGGCAGCCACCAAAGTAGCGGGAGAAGCGCTCGTTATCACCTGTGGCACTCATGAGCACCAGCCGCAGGGCTGGGTTGAGCCGCTGCAGGCCCTTGAGCAGAATCAGCAGGAAGTCTGTATTCACGTCCCGCTCGTGGACCTCATCCACGATGACATGGCTCACACCCTCCAGGCTGGGGTTGCTCTGCAGCTTCCGCAGCAGGATGCCCACGGTGCAGAAGAGCAGGGCCCCGCCACGGGCCGGGGGCTTGCTCTCCAGCCGTACCTGGAAGCCCACATTCCGGCGCAAAGAGGGGCCCAGTTCGTGGCTGACCCGCTGTGCCACGGACACGGCGGAGATGCGGCGTGGCTGAGTGATAATTACATTGCAGCGGGCGCCACGGCCCTCGCTCACATAACGCTCCAGCAGTAGCTGGGGGATGCGTGTGGTCTTTCCGCAGCCCGTGTCCCCAGAGATGACCACCACCGGGTGCTGCTCGATGGCATTGAGGATGGTGTCCCGATGTGGGTCCACAGGGAGCTGGGGAGCCTCCTGCCAGACTGGCCCTCGCCGCCGCCACAGCTCCAGCAAGTTCTGGCTCAGACGTACTTCCTCTGCTTCTGACAGAGGCACGTAGGGCTTGCCTGTAATAGGGTCACTCAGGGGCCCCGAGTCCTTGCCCAAGGGCAAGATGTCATCACTCTGCAGCCGGAGCTCTGGGGAGATCCATGAACTGTCCACAGGGTACTGGGGGATGGGAGAAGGAAGCAAAACGGTGAAAGACAGATACCTTCTTCCTCATTCACTCGTGAGCCCCTCCACACACTTCTCCTGGGCCAGGTGCCGAGGCCCAGCGCGCCAGCAGGGGGACTGCCTCAGGACTCTCttgggcgggatccctgggtggcgcagcggtttggcgcctgcctttggcccagggcgcgatcctggagacccgggatcgaatcccatgtcaggctcccggtgcatggagcctgcttctccctctgcctatgtctctgcctctctctctctctgtgactatcataaataaaaaataattattaaaaaaaaaaaggactctctTAGGcaacactgggtggctcagggcaagGGCACTCCCAGGCTCCAACGTTGGGGAAAACACGTAGCTACTACTGCCTGCTGCACATAGAGGCTTTCAGTCAGAGAAGacggaggtgggcggggggactAGGAAGGGGTTCTCTTGGTTCTCTTACATGGTTCAGGAAGGTTTCTATCTTTCGGAGGATGGGCTCAGGCACCTGGATGGTACACGGCCGGCGCTGGGTCTCACCCAGCTCACGCAAGGAGGCCAGGTTATACATGGCATGGGTAAGCGGCTCGTTGTTGCGGTCCACCAGGCCCAGGCTCTGCGGAGACACGTACAGCTTgatctgtccctctgcctccccacaaCCGGCCTGGGCAGACTCGCGGCTTGAGAGAAATCATGCAGAGCAACAACCTCTTTCTAGAGATTTTAGTCTTTGGCAGACATTGTACACAGGAAAGTAAttaggaaggaaaatataaatctcCACCCCTGTCCCGCTATTTAAACTAGTTAAAAACAATTCAAGAGAAACAGTATTTGCCATGTCAAAAACCTGAGTGATACCCCTCAGAAACCTCTCCTTGAGCAACCGGGCCCCCGTAACAGCCAAATCTTGCCTCTATGAATTCCCAGCACGGACCTCCAAGCCAGATGGGCCAGGCCCTTCGTGACCCCATCACCACCTCACAGCACCTCCACTTTCACTGCCTCTCCCAAGCACACCCCACCCCTGCAACCTTTCCAGTCTGGCTGCTACCCCACCCCGTCTCCACATGGCACCCGTTCTACCTGTGACCCCATCATACAAATGTAGGTGCAATTTCTTAGCAATGTCTGTCCACATAACTCGACAGACACTGCCTCTTCTTTCCCTACATGTCCAAAGTCACCCAGGCAGGTGTGGAGAACCGCTCTTTCTTCCCTCATCTTGTGTTCCTGTCCCTGTACTATCAGGATTTTGCTCGCCCTCTCCAGCTCAAACACTCCTTCTTTCAAGAAGACCGCCCACAAGGGGCTGACCTCCAGGGCAAAGACTAGCCCCTGGACCACAGGAGGTGCCAACACAGCCACCCTGCTCCAGGTAAGGCCTCCACCTTTGCCAGGCCTCAGAGTTCACCTGTGGCCCCTGACAGGCGGCCAGCCAGCTGCTCTGAGCTGCTGCCACCTGGGAGCTGGCTCCTTCCAAGTCAGGATTTGCCTATGCTGTGCGGCTCCTGATCACCAGCGCCTGTCTATCAAGCTAAAATTCAGACTTCTGCGAAGTTCCACCAATGAGCCCTAGTTCTGCCCTCCAGAGTCACAGGTACCTGcacctctccctcttcttgtttaaaagattttattcattcatttatattcatttagagtgagagagcacacacatgcaagcGGAGGGAGGCGCAGAGAGacagaatatcaagcagactcccagctgagtgcagaaccctgacaggggctccatctcacgaccccgagatcttgacctgagctgaaaccaagagtcgcttagccaactgtgccacccagatgccctgatcCCTCTTCTATCCTCTAGGCTCTTGTTACCTCTTACCATCAACTGTGTCTAAAATGGCGTTCCCAGAGCTAACCACACACCAGATATATCTGACCAGAGCAAAAAGCAGGGCCTCTCCGCCCTCTTGCTCTGCAAACTAAACCTGTACTGATGTGGGTTGATCCCCTACTTCTCAGCAGCCACAGCCATGCTGGCTCCCACTGCTGGGCACAGCCAACCTCCAAAGCCTCTTCAAGGGCACTGCCTTACCTTGGGGTTCATGGAATCTCCAATCTCCATCCCACATAATGCCTTATTCGTTTTATCCACAATGGCCATATAATCCAGATCTTTCTAGACACCCACTCTGCCACTCAGCACAGCCACCACTCCCCACCAGATTTGTGCCATTCACATTAACAGGCATGGCCCCTCCTGGCTTCACCTGGGTTCTGGCAACACCGAAAAGGCTAAGCTCACAGGCAAAGCAccttcagagagagagtgaagaaatggaaatggaaatggcaGCCCACGGCCTGACAAGCAAGGCCTAGACACCAGATGCTTTTGTGCTCAGGCCAAAGGTCTGCTGTGGTGGATTTCATTTCCTGGAGAACAGGACCGATTCACCAAGGGTAAGGGAGTTCAGAGACCTCCCACACATCACACCAGGGATCCTACCCAACTCACCTTCAATTTCTTGCAGGCCAGGGCTGCCGCCTTATTCTCAGCCTCTGCTTTGCGGCGCCCTTTGGCGACAAAGGTCATGGGACAGGGCCAGAGCAGAGTGAGGGTGGACAACTTGGTCTTGGTGCCCACAGTATGGAACTGCATGAGGTTCTACATGGAAGGCAAGAGAGATGGCTATAGAGAGGCAGTAAATGCAGTTCTCAGAGTGCTGAGGAACCCAGCGATGGAATCAACCCCCATCTCAGCAGGTGCCAAACAATGGCCACGTGAGATTACCACTGGCCAGCAGAAGCAAGCCACAATAGGGCCACAGCTCCCTAGGGCAGGGCTGGCTTCTCTGGCAGTCTGGTGGTTTCACAGCAGAAGACAGACAGTGTCTGGGCCATGCCGCCACCTATCCTCCTGGCCCACTGTGCTCTCAGCACCCTTTGAAGCAAACAGGTATGGTGGCAGCTGTGGGTCATACCTGTCAGTGCGAGCCAAAACCAGGCCCATTCTGGAGGTGCATAAAGGTCTTAGCCCTGGGGCAAACTGTGTTTATGGAAGCCCTAAACCTGGTCACAGACATGACATTCACACCTCAGCAGGACAGCACCTCCCCCACCATACTCCTGCCAGTTGCCCCTGACCAAACTTGGGTTTCCCGCTCCCACCAGCCCACCCCCAGAGTGCCCTCAGCAACTTCCATTCAGTCCTGGCTGCTTCACCCTCTTCACACTCCAAGGGCCTCAAGGCCCCTGCCTGGCCTAGGTGCAAGCTGAGGGTACAGGTAACCTCAGCCTTCTCACACACTTGTAGCTTCCCTCCTATCTGGTCCCAGGGAGGAGCAGACATAACCAAGCCAgctccccacccacacacacttcTAGGAGACCCAACTCACCTTTGCTGTGGAGGATGATGTTGCTATCTGAATCACTTTGGCCAGAAGGTTCTTGGGAAGTGGAAACTGGGTCAGAGCCCTAATAGCACTGTCGTCGTCTGTCATTTCAAAGGAACCCCCCCTGGGAGGACCAAAAGTTCAGATGAAACAGCTCTATCTCTTCATGGGCCAATTTCACCTCAGGCTCTGAGGCCAAGGGCATTAAGACACTGCAGTGGTGCAGCAGGCAGCAAGAGGCATGAAAAAGATGGCAGGCCAGGCATCTTCGCATGGCCTCTGATCCTCTCAGACACACAGCATGATTGATGCTCCCTCCGTTCCCCCCCAAACAGATAACTGagggcagaggcccaggggcAAGCAGAGCAATGGCTGGGCCTTAGAGGGACCCAAGTGTGACCTGGAGGGAGGGTCCTTGCTGCTGTTTTGCAGAAGCCCAGCCACACAGAGAAGACCACTCTCCCCCAAAACGGCAGACATACCCATATGACTAACGGGACACGCGGGCTGCGAGGCTGGACAGGGGCCCTCCCTCTTCAGAGAAGGCTCTCAGGGAATATCACCCATCCCCGTGTCAAGGTGCAGCCAGCTTTCCTGCATCCCCCACGTCCAGCTGTACCTCGAGTCCCTGAGTGAGGTGTGGGAGTCCTGCTGGGTCATGGACAGGAAGTCGGTGACATCAATGgtcccctcctccagctcttcctcctcatcctcctcttcctcccggCCCAAGGAGCGGGACAGACCCCCAGGTCCCCCTGGCCGGATGCTCTCAGGGTTCAGCTGCCGCCAGGAAGTAGGTGGCATGGTGGGTTCTGGGCGCCACCAGCTGTCAGCCGGAGAGCCAAAGCGATCAGCTAGCACGCGGTATTTGGCTGCATCAAACAGCTCATTTCGGGGACCCAGCAGGCCCCAGCCCTGGAGAGGAAAGGAGTGTTATGAGGATCCATCCTCACACCTCAATCTGCCCAGAACCTGCCCTCTTACACTGTAAGTCCCCTTGCAGGAGCCGTACCTCTCTGTACCTGTCTGCCCACTCCAGCCCCCAGTCCTGAACTGGGCATCAAAAGGGCATTTAAAATATCTAGCTCTGACACATGAAAATGACAAGGTAAACCTTTaaacctaatagaaaaaaaaaaaaaaaaaaaaaaaaaactccacaggCAATGGGAAACCTGATGCATTCACAGAGTGATCTAGAAGCTTCAGTGTATATAGCAGTTAGGAGAAATGGAGAGCCCACAACACAAAACAGATTTGTCTCTGGTCTAACCTAAGAATCCTATGCTGAGAACATACTCTGGAAATAACCTGGGAtgcttttaaagcttttaaagcCATTTAcatagggacaccagggtggctcagcggttcagtgcctgcctttggctcaggatgtgatcccggagttccgggatcgagtcctgcgtcgggcctctgcatggagcctgcttctcctttctctgcctatgtctctgcctctttctgtatctctcatgaataaataaaatcttaaaaaaaataaaaagaaaaacattgtatataaaatatattattttaaaacgtATTATaccttcattcttttctaaagAATACCAAATAAAATGTGTTGAGTCTCTAGCACACACAATGCAACATGCTGGCTACCCTGAACATCATCAGGAGAGACGAGACCTGGTCCCTGCCTTCAAGAAATTCAAAATCAGTGAGGCAGAACTGAAATGCAGATGACCAGAGTCTAAGGAACCACTGAGAAGCCAGATGAACATCATTAACATAATTCCCATCCAATAATAATTCCCACACTTTAAGTGTGGATAAGTGTGGATAAGTGTAGTAAGTGTGGATAAGCTTCGGGCATTTGACACCTCCCTATAATCTGTAGctgtgtcctttctttcttttttcccaaggGGAAGATGAAGGACCTGAGAGAATGTGCTTTTGGGAGCTGTGAAGAGTTGACAGGACTATTTTCCTCTGACAGTCAGGAACAACAATTGGGGATGTGAAAAGCAAACACTGTCTTTTCCTTTAGTCTGTCCTGAAGCTAATCTGTATAAGATCTACAATTAGGATACAATATTTTACATACTGAAAAAAGACTGTGCAGTTAACACAAACttaaaattttaccttaaaaaaaaaagagagagaaaagatcttCAACCTCAgtactcattagggaaatgccaatcaaaaccaaGAGACCCCACTTCGCACGATTAAGACAGCTACCAAAAAGTGTTGGtacagatgcagagaaattggaaccctcatgccccgctggtgggaatgtaaaacattacagccaccgtggaaaacaatatggcaacttcattaaaaaaattaagaaaagatcaaccatacaatccagcaattccacttctgggaattgaACACAGTGTCCCATAGAGAT
Proteins encoded in this window:
- the DHX30 gene encoding ATP-dependent RNA helicase DHX30 isoform X5, which codes for MFSLDSFRKASRDLLKEFPQPKNLLNSVIGRALGISHAKDKLVYVHTNGPKKKKVTLHIKWPKSVEVEGYGSKKIDAERQAAAAACQLFKGWGLLGPRNELFDAAKYRVLADRFGSPADSWWRPEPTMPPTSWRQLNPESIRPGGPGGLSRSLGREEEEDEEEELEEGTIDVTDFLSMTQQDSHTSLRDSRGGSFEMTDDDSAIRALTQFPLPKNLLAKVIQIATSSSTAKNLMQFHTVGTKTKLSTLTLLWPCPMTFVAKGRRKAEAENKAAALACKKLKSLGLVDRNNEPLTHAMYNLASLRELGETQRRPCTIQVPEPILRKIETFLNHYPVDSSWISPELRLQSDDILPLGKDSGPLSDPITGKPYVPLSEAEEVRLSQNLLELWRRRGPVWQEAPQLPVDPHRDTILNAIEQHPVVVISGDTGCGKTTRIPQLLLERYVSEGRGARCNVIITQPRRISAVSVAQRVSHELGPSLRRNVGFQVRLESKPPARGGALLFCTVGILLRKLQSNPSLEGVSHVIVDEVHERDVNTDFLLILLKGLQRLNPALRLVLMSATGDNERFSRYFGGCPVIKVPGFMYPVKEHYLEDILAKLGKHQYPHRHRHHESEDECALDLDLVTDLVLHIDARGEPGGILCFLPGWQEIKGVQQRLQEALGMHESKYLILPVHSNIPMMDQKAIFQQPPVGVRKIVLATNIAETSITVNDIVHVVDSGLHKEERYDLKTKVSCLETVWVSRANVIQRRGRAGRCQSGFAYHLFPRSRLEKMVPFQVPEILRTPLENLVLQAKIHMPEKTAVEFLSKAVDSPNIKAVDEAVILLQEIGVLDQREYLTTLGQRLAHISTDPRLAKAIVLAAIFRCLHPLLVVVSCLTRDPFSSSLQNRAEVDKVKALLSHDSGSDHLAFVRAVAGWEEVLRWQDRSSRENYLEENLLYAPSLRFIHGLIKQFSENIYEAFLVGKPSDCTLASAQCNEYSEEEELVKGVLMAGLYPNLIQVRQGKVTRQGKFKPNSVTYRTKSGNILLHKSTINREATRLRSRWLTYFMAVKSNGSVFVRDSSQVHPLAVLLLTDGDVHIRDDGRRATISLSDSDLLRLEGDSRTVRLLRELRRALGRMVERSLRSELAALPPGVQQEHGQLLALLAELLRGPCGSFDVRKTADD
- the DHX30 gene encoding ATP-dependent RNA helicase DHX30 isoform X1; this encodes MEPGRGRGPGRSAGAGLVARGSAGTAGEAASLAQRRLRLRGCSVPRGRAWRKLLECPGTFVCPPCRLDRSSKGRPGAFWLLWFAPFCTDLVTEGGQGEEAQPRDEELQGENSASVQKPTKSETVTARVRSGPAQAASVQTSPTPPSTHVCQPCPWRDHLSRLNVNISNMAASRDLLKEFPQPKNLLNSVIGRALGISHAKDKLVYVHTNGPKKKKVTLHIKWPKSVEVEGYGSKKIDAERQAAAAACQLFKGWGLLGPRNELFDAAKYRVLADRFGSPADSWWRPEPTMPPTSWRQLNPESIRPGGPGGLSRSLGREEEEDEEEELEEGTIDVTDFLSMTQQDSHTSLRDSRGGSFEMTDDDSAIRALTQFPLPKNLLAKVIQIATSSSTAKNLMQFHTVGTKTKLSTLTLLWPCPMTFVAKGRRKAEAENKAAALACKKLKSLGLVDRNNEPLTHAMYNLASLRELGETQRRPCTIQVPEPILRKIETFLNHYPVDSSWISPELRLQSDDILPLGKDSGPLSDPITGKPYVPLSEAEEVRLSQNLLELWRRRGPVWQEAPQLPVDPHRDTILNAIEQHPVVVISGDTGCGKTTRIPQLLLERYVSEGRGARCNVIITQPRRISAVSVAQRVSHELGPSLRRNVGFQVRLESKPPARGGALLFCTVGILLRKLQSNPSLEGVSHVIVDEVHERDVNTDFLLILLKGLQRLNPALRLVLMSATGDNERFSRYFGGCPVIKVPGFMYPVKEHYLEDILAKLGKHQYPHRHRHHESEDECALDLDLVTDLVLHIDARGEPGGILCFLPGWQEIKGVQQRLQEALGMHESKYLILPVHSNIPMMDQKAIFQQPPVGVRKIVLATNIAETSITVNDIVHVVDSGLHKEERYDLKTKVSCLETVWVSRANVIQRRGRAGRCQSGFAYHLFPRSRLEKMVPFQVPEILRTPLENLVLQAKIHMPEKTAVEFLSKAVDSPNIKAVDEAVILLQEIGVLDQREYLTTLGQRLAHISTDPRLAKAIVLAAIFRCLHPLLVVVSCLTRDPFSSSLQNRAEVDKVKALLSHDSGSDHLAFVRAVAGWEEVLRWQDRSSRENYLEENLLYAPSLRFIHGLIKQFSENIYEAFLVGKPSDCTLASAQCNEYSEEEELVKGVLMAGLYPNLIQVRQGKVTRQGKFKPNSVTYRTKSGNILLHKSTINREATRLRSRWLTYFMAVKSNGSVFVRDSSQVHPLAVLLLTDGDVHIRDDGRRATISLSDSDLLRLEGDSRTVRLLRELRRALGRMVERSLRSELAALPPGVQQEHGQLLALLAELLRGPCGSFDVRKTADD
- the DHX30 gene encoding ATP-dependent RNA helicase DHX30 isoform X4, whose protein sequence is MFSLDSFRKDRAQHRQRQCKLPPPRLPPMCVNPAPGGTISRASRDLLKEFPQPKNLLNSVIGRALGISHAKDKLVYVHTNGPKKKKVTLHIKWPKSVEVEGYGSKKIDAERQAAAAACQLFKGWGLLGPRNELFDAAKYRVLADRFGSPADSWWRPEPTMPPTSWRQLNPESIRPGGPGGLSRSLGREEEEDEEEELEEGTIDVTDFLSMTQQDSHTSLRDSRGGSFEMTDDDSAIRALTQFPLPKNLLAKVIQIATSSSTAKNLMQFHTVGTKTKLSTLTLLWPCPMTFVAKGRRKAEAENKAAALACKKLKSLGLVDRNNEPLTHAMYNLASLRELGETQRRPCTIQVPEPILRKIETFLNHYPVDSSWISPELRLQSDDILPLGKDSGPLSDPITGKPYVPLSEAEEVRLSQNLLELWRRRGPVWQEAPQLPVDPHRDTILNAIEQHPVVVISGDTGCGKTTRIPQLLLERYVSEGRGARCNVIITQPRRISAVSVAQRVSHELGPSLRRNVGFQVRLESKPPARGGALLFCTVGILLRKLQSNPSLEGVSHVIVDEVHERDVNTDFLLILLKGLQRLNPALRLVLMSATGDNERFSRYFGGCPVIKVPGFMYPVKEHYLEDILAKLGKHQYPHRHRHHESEDECALDLDLVTDLVLHIDARGEPGGILCFLPGWQEIKGVQQRLQEALGMHESKYLILPVHSNIPMMDQKAIFQQPPVGVRKIVLATNIAETSITVNDIVHVVDSGLHKEERYDLKTKVSCLETVWVSRANVIQRRGRAGRCQSGFAYHLFPRSRLEKMVPFQVPEILRTPLENLVLQAKIHMPEKTAVEFLSKAVDSPNIKAVDEAVILLQEIGVLDQREYLTTLGQRLAHISTDPRLAKAIVLAAIFRCLHPLLVVVSCLTRDPFSSSLQNRAEVDKVKALLSHDSGSDHLAFVRAVAGWEEVLRWQDRSSRENYLEENLLYAPSLRFIHGLIKQFSENIYEAFLVGKPSDCTLASAQCNEYSEEEELVKGVLMAGLYPNLIQVRQGKVTRQGKFKPNSVTYRTKSGNILLHKSTINREATRLRSRWLTYFMAVKSNGSVFVRDSSQVHPLAVLLLTDGDVHIRDDGRRATISLSDSDLLRLEGDSRTVRLLRELRRALGRMVERSLRSELAALPPGVQQEHGQLLALLAELLRGPCGSFDVRKTADD
- the DHX30 gene encoding ATP-dependent RNA helicase DHX30 isoform X3; this encodes MDLKDSAPGFQLSLLARNVQPGLIQKRSGPAQAASVQTSPTPPSTHVCQPCPWRDHLSRLNVNISNMAASRDLLKEFPQPKNLLNSVIGRALGISHAKDKLVYVHTNGPKKKKVTLHIKWPKSVEVEGYGSKKIDAERQAAAAACQLFKGWGLLGPRNELFDAAKYRVLADRFGSPADSWWRPEPTMPPTSWRQLNPESIRPGGPGGLSRSLGREEEEDEEEELEEGTIDVTDFLSMTQQDSHTSLRDSRGGSFEMTDDDSAIRALTQFPLPKNLLAKVIQIATSSSTAKNLMQFHTVGTKTKLSTLTLLWPCPMTFVAKGRRKAEAENKAAALACKKLKSLGLVDRNNEPLTHAMYNLASLRELGETQRRPCTIQVPEPILRKIETFLNHYPVDSSWISPELRLQSDDILPLGKDSGPLSDPITGKPYVPLSEAEEVRLSQNLLELWRRRGPVWQEAPQLPVDPHRDTILNAIEQHPVVVISGDTGCGKTTRIPQLLLERYVSEGRGARCNVIITQPRRISAVSVAQRVSHELGPSLRRNVGFQVRLESKPPARGGALLFCTVGILLRKLQSNPSLEGVSHVIVDEVHERDVNTDFLLILLKGLQRLNPALRLVLMSATGDNERFSRYFGGCPVIKVPGFMYPVKEHYLEDILAKLGKHQYPHRHRHHESEDECALDLDLVTDLVLHIDARGEPGGILCFLPGWQEIKGVQQRLQEALGMHESKYLILPVHSNIPMMDQKAIFQQPPVGVRKIVLATNIAETSITVNDIVHVVDSGLHKEERYDLKTKVSCLETVWVSRANVIQRRGRAGRCQSGFAYHLFPRSRLEKMVPFQVPEILRTPLENLVLQAKIHMPEKTAVEFLSKAVDSPNIKAVDEAVILLQEIGVLDQREYLTTLGQRLAHISTDPRLAKAIVLAAIFRCLHPLLVVVSCLTRDPFSSSLQNRAEVDKVKALLSHDSGSDHLAFVRAVAGWEEVLRWQDRSSRENYLEENLLYAPSLRFIHGLIKQFSENIYEAFLVGKPSDCTLASAQCNEYSEEEELVKGVLMAGLYPNLIQVRQGKVTRQGKFKPNSVTYRTKSGNILLHKSTINREATRLRSRWLTYFMAVKSNGSVFVRDSSQVHPLAVLLLTDGDVHIRDDGRRATISLSDSDLLRLEGDSRTVRLLRELRRALGRMVERSLRSELAALPPGVQQEHGQLLALLAELLRGPCGSFDVRKTADD